One genomic region from Spirosoma sp. KCTC 42546 encodes:
- a CDS encoding bifunctional oligoribonuclease/PAP phosphatase NrnA, which yields MQDIEAIGALIGHPQTVLITTHQNPDADAMGSSLGLAGYLRKKGHRVTVVTPTDYPQNLHWMSGNDSVIAFEEKVRVSVSQLLEEADIIFCLDFSNLDRIRDLGPMVRQSRAQKVLIDHHLEPEAFANLALWDPTAASTTQLIFRLIVELGDKGLIDIPIAECLYSGLMTDTGSFRHSNTTGDVHRMAAQLLDLHIDVSSIHRRIFDNVTLDKFRLLGYVLNEKLKVLPEYKFAYITLTDAELKRYRSKTGDTEGMVNYALAVEGVVMAAILIDRNDEIRMSFRSVGDFSVRNLASAHFDGGGHRNAAGGRSKLSLAETEKKLLSVVPLYQQQLLETV from the coding sequence ATGCAAGACATTGAAGCAATTGGCGCGCTTATCGGACACCCGCAAACCGTGCTGATTACCACCCACCAGAATCCCGATGCCGATGCGATGGGGTCATCGCTGGGGCTGGCCGGTTATCTCCGCAAAAAAGGCCATCGGGTTACGGTTGTAACTCCGACTGACTATCCGCAAAACCTTCACTGGATGTCGGGTAACGATAGCGTAATTGCGTTTGAGGAAAAAGTGAGAGTATCGGTGAGTCAGTTACTGGAAGAAGCAGATATTATTTTCTGCCTCGATTTTTCGAACCTCGACCGAATCCGCGATCTCGGGCCTATGGTCCGACAGTCGCGCGCTCAAAAGGTGCTGATCGATCATCATCTCGAACCCGAGGCATTCGCCAATTTGGCGCTTTGGGACCCAACGGCTGCATCGACAACCCAGTTGATTTTCCGACTTATCGTAGAGCTAGGCGATAAAGGCCTGATTGATATCCCGATTGCCGAATGCCTGTACTCAGGCCTGATGACGGATACGGGTTCGTTCCGCCACTCGAATACAACAGGCGATGTGCATCGTATGGCTGCTCAATTGCTGGATCTTCATATTGATGTGAGCAGCATTCACCGGCGGATATTCGATAATGTAACGCTCGACAAATTCCGGTTGTTGGGCTACGTACTGAACGAAAAATTGAAGGTACTCCCCGAATACAAGTTCGCGTATATTACCCTGACCGATGCCGAGTTGAAGCGCTATCGGTCTAAAACCGGCGATACGGAAGGTATGGTCAATTATGCGCTGGCTGTTGAAGGGGTTGTCATGGCCGCGATTTTAATTGATCGAAACGATGAAATCCGCATGTCGTTCCGGTCAGTTGGTGATTTTTCGGTACGGAATCTGGCTAGTGCTCATTTCGACGGAGGAGGCCATCGGAATGCCGCTGGTGGACGCTCGAAATTATCGCTGGCCGAAACGGAAAAGAAGCTTTTGTCTGTAGTGCCTCTATACCAGCAGCAACTGCTGGAAACTGTTTAA
- a CDS encoding FKBP-type peptidyl-prolyl cis-trans isomerase, whose protein sequence is MSLKNFGKAALLVAVVAACGKNRQQVTENGLKYTIHEQSEGTRKGKVGDILTLHLTLMNNKDSVLRDTHKEGAPFQMLLQVPPFKGSYEEGLTMLGKGDSATFYVSADSLFTRAMQPLPPGVQKGTDIGIAVKVVNVQTEDEYKKTQAADMEKQKGIDAKVIENYLAKNGMTGKAQKTESGVYYVVTQPGSGPTPQKGEVVQVHYTGKLLDGKVFDSSRTNPQAGGKPAQFQLGVGMVIPGWEEGVSKLHKGEKATLIIPSTLAYGPRGNQAIPANSVLLFDIELIDIQKGQAPQPGMPQMPQQSR, encoded by the coding sequence ATGTCTCTTAAAAATTTCGGGAAAGCCGCCCTACTTGTTGCTGTGGTAGCAGCCTGCGGTAAAAACCGCCAACAGGTGACGGAAAACGGCCTGAAGTACACAATTCACGAACAATCGGAAGGAACGCGTAAAGGGAAAGTCGGTGATATTTTAACACTGCACCTTACGCTGATGAACAACAAGGACTCGGTTCTGCGCGACACGCACAAAGAAGGTGCTCCGTTTCAGATGTTATTGCAGGTTCCGCCTTTCAAAGGCTCTTATGAAGAAGGCCTGACCATGTTGGGTAAAGGTGATAGCGCTACGTTCTACGTGAGTGCCGATTCGTTGTTTACACGGGCTATGCAACCGCTGCCTCCAGGTGTTCAGAAAGGTACCGACATCGGTATCGCCGTGAAAGTGGTGAATGTGCAGACAGAGGACGAATATAAGAAGACTCAGGCTGCCGACATGGAAAAGCAAAAAGGTATCGATGCAAAAGTTATCGAAAACTACCTTGCTAAGAACGGTATGACAGGTAAAGCCCAGAAAACGGAATCGGGTGTTTATTATGTGGTAACGCAACCCGGTAGTGGCCCAACACCCCAGAAAGGTGAGGTCGTTCAGGTTCACTACACCGGTAAACTGCTGGACGGTAAAGTCTTCGACAGTTCGCGTACAAACCCACAGGCGGGCGGCAAACCAGCTCAATTCCAATTAGGCGTTGGTATGGTGATTCCAGGTTGGGAAGAAGGTGTTAGCAAATTGCATAAAGGCGAAAAAGCGACGCTGATCATTCCATCAACACTGGCTTACGGCCCACGTGGAAACCAGGCAATTCCGGCCAATTCGGTCCTGTTGTTTGATATCGAACTAATCGACATTCAGAAAGGTCAGGCTCCTCAACCAGGAATGCCACAAATGCCACAGCAGAGTCGGTAG
- the rdgB gene encoding RdgB/HAM1 family non-canonical purine NTP pyrophosphatase: MELCFATNNQHKLDEVSGQLGNSFVLKTLRDIGCTDELPETTGTIPGNSRQKADYVWTHFGISCFADDSGLEVAALNGEPGVDSAHYSGSRDAQKNIEKLLEKLGDTDNRKAQFVTVFTLVLHGVEYQFEGVIEGQILTEPRGTGGFGYDPVFQPDGYDRTFAEMSIEEKNGMSHRSRALAKMVAYLETQTKF; encoded by the coding sequence ATGGAACTCTGTTTTGCCACAAACAATCAACACAAACTCGACGAAGTTTCCGGCCAACTCGGCAACTCGTTTGTGCTTAAAACCCTACGCGATATTGGCTGTACCGATGAATTGCCGGAAACTACGGGTACCATTCCGGGAAACTCACGTCAGAAAGCCGATTACGTCTGGACGCATTTTGGTATTTCCTGCTTCGCCGATGATTCAGGCCTGGAAGTTGCCGCGCTTAATGGAGAGCCGGGTGTCGATTCAGCACATTACTCGGGTAGCCGGGACGCACAGAAAAACATTGAGAAACTGTTGGAGAAACTAGGTGATACTGACAATCGGAAAGCGCAGTTTGTGACGGTCTTCACGCTCGTTCTACATGGTGTAGAGTACCAATTCGAAGGGGTTATTGAAGGCCAGATTCTAACCGAACCTCGTGGTACGGGTGGCTTTGGTTACGACCCGGTTTTTCAGCCGGACGGCTATGATCGAACGTTTGCCGAAATGAGTATTGAGGAAAAAAATGGAATGAGCCACCGATCACGAGCATTAGCCAAAATGGTAGCTTATCTGGAAACGCAAACGAAGTTTTAA
- a CDS encoding amidohydrolase, translated as MKHCTTLLSLFLLAPALLFGQAKKAAKSNDNRASDRLDKLKAEAVASVEANKVLAQQINDKLFSFAELGFQEEESFKYLTSLLEKEGFTVKTGISGIPTAWIATWGSGKPLIAVGSDIDCIPKASQKPGVAYKDPIVEGAPGHGEGHNSGQALNIVAVLAVKKLMEREKIPGTLMLWPGVAEELVGTKAFYVRDGYFKDVDACIFTHVGNNLGVSWGDNGNNGLVSVKFNFEGQAAHAAGAPWRGRSALDAVELMNIGWNFRREHLELTQRSHYVISDGGDQPNVVPSKAAVWYYFRERTYPKIKKLFETGVKIAEGAAMMTDTKFTYEILGSAWPVHTNRVMAAAAYDNIKKVGLPTWSDEDQLLARASQIELQAPKTEGLAMKLDSMGMPTSSAPVVMMGGQAMTPMGGGSDDIADISWSLPTIVLRYPSNIPGLPGHHWANAISMATPIAHKGIVYGAKAEAMTLLDLLMKPELIKESWAYYKDEQTKDIKYEPLISPKEQPAIYLNKKIMAEFKPKLEKFYYDPSKYKTYLEQLGITYPTVRDDQREAVKKVIEKEKEKEKSSASKVGSSRSE; from the coding sequence ATGAAGCACTGTACAACGCTTTTGAGCCTGTTTTTACTCGCTCCTGCTTTGCTGTTTGGACAAGCAAAAAAAGCAGCTAAATCCAATGACAACCGAGCGTCGGACCGTCTCGATAAACTGAAAGCCGAAGCGGTTGCTTCTGTGGAGGCCAACAAGGTTCTGGCGCAGCAGATCAACGATAAGCTCTTTAGTTTCGCCGAACTGGGATTCCAGGAAGAAGAGTCATTTAAATATCTGACGAGTCTGCTTGAAAAAGAAGGTTTTACGGTGAAGACAGGTATTTCCGGTATTCCGACGGCCTGGATCGCCACCTGGGGATCGGGCAAACCACTCATTGCCGTTGGCTCCGATATCGACTGTATTCCTAAGGCCAGCCAGAAGCCCGGCGTAGCTTATAAAGACCCTATCGTGGAAGGGGCACCGGGTCACGGCGAAGGCCACAATTCGGGTCAGGCACTCAACATCGTGGCTGTGTTGGCGGTAAAGAAATTGATGGAGCGTGAGAAAATCCCCGGCACACTTATGCTCTGGCCGGGCGTGGCCGAAGAGTTGGTTGGTACCAAAGCGTTCTATGTTCGGGATGGTTATTTCAAGGATGTCGATGCCTGTATCTTCACCCACGTGGGTAACAATCTGGGCGTTTCCTGGGGCGATAATGGCAACAATGGTCTGGTATCCGTGAAGTTCAACTTTGAAGGGCAGGCGGCTCACGCAGCGGGTGCACCCTGGCGCGGTCGTAGTGCGCTGGATGCCGTCGAGTTAATGAACATCGGCTGGAACTTCCGTCGCGAACACCTCGAACTGACTCAGCGCTCGCATTATGTCATTTCCGATGGGGGCGATCAACCGAACGTAGTGCCGTCCAAAGCGGCTGTATGGTATTACTTCCGGGAGCGTACTTACCCTAAAATCAAGAAGCTTTTTGAAACAGGGGTGAAGATTGCAGAAGGGGCGGCTATGATGACCGATACCAAGTTCACCTACGAGATTTTAGGTTCGGCCTGGCCCGTACATACCAACCGTGTCATGGCAGCGGCTGCTTATGACAATATCAAAAAAGTGGGTTTGCCAACCTGGTCAGACGAAGATCAACTATTAGCCAGAGCCTCACAAATCGAGTTGCAGGCTCCTAAAACGGAAGGTTTAGCCATGAAGCTGGATTCGATGGGTATGCCTACGTCCTCAGCACCCGTAGTGATGATGGGTGGACAAGCTATGACCCCTATGGGCGGTGGTTCAGATGACATTGCCGATATCTCCTGGTCGTTGCCGACTATCGTATTACGCTATCCGAGCAACATTCCGGGTCTGCCGGGTCACCACTGGGCTAACGCTATTTCGATGGCTACGCCGATCGCCCACAAAGGGATTGTGTATGGCGCGAAAGCCGAAGCGATGACCTTGCTGGATTTGTTAATGAAGCCTGAGTTGATCAAAGAATCCTGGGCGTATTACAAAGACGAACAGACCAAAGACATCAAGTACGAGCCGCTGATTTCGCCGAAGGAGCAACCAGCCATTTACCTGAACAAGAAGATCATGGCCGAGTTCAAGCCCAAGCTGGAGAAATTTTACTATGATCCGAGCAAATACAAAACGTACTTAGAGCAGTTGGGCATCACCTATCCAACTGTACGTGACGATCAGCGGGAAGCTGTGAAAAAGGTAATTGAAAAAGAGAAAGAAAAGGAAAAATCGTCGGCATCGAAAGTAGGATCGTCACGGTCAGAATAG
- a CDS encoding amidohydrolase produces MKYCTNLLFGLLLLPALLFGQSKKAIKSSDRPPSDRIEKLKQEAVAAVEANKIQAQQINDMLFSFSELGFQEEETFTYLTTILEKEGFTIQKGVAGIPTAWIATWGSGKPVIAVGSDIDCIPKASQKPGVAYKDPIVEGAPGHGEGHNSGQALNIVAVLAVKKLMEREKIPGTLMLWPGVAEEQLATKAFYVRDGYFKNVDACIFTHVASNFGVAWGDNGTTGMISAKFNFEGQAAHAAGAPWRGRSALDAVELMNVGWNYRREHLELTQRSHYVISDGGDQPNVVPSKAAVWYYFRERTYPKIKALFETGKKIAEGAAMMTDTKVTYEILGSAWPVHTNRPIAAAMYENIKKVGLPTWSEEDQLLAKATQRELQSPRTNGLDTKIDSVGLPVSSAPVVMMGGQAMTPLSGGSDDIADISWSVPTVVLGYPSNIPALPGHHWSDAISMATPIAHKGVVAGAKAEAMTLLDMLLKPEIIKDAWAYYTDEQTKGIKYESLISSKEQPAIYLNKKIMTEFKPKLEKFYYDPSKYKTYLEQLGIKYPTLRDDQRAAIAKAAEKEKEMKGK; encoded by the coding sequence ATGAAATACTGTACAAATCTTTTATTTGGACTTCTTTTGCTCCCTGCTCTCTTGTTTGGGCAGTCTAAAAAGGCAATAAAGTCCAGTGATCGCCCGCCATCGGACCGTATCGAGAAGTTAAAGCAGGAAGCGGTGGCTGCGGTTGAGGCCAACAAAATTCAGGCGCAGCAGATCAACGATATGCTCTTCAGTTTCTCGGAGCTAGGTTTTCAGGAAGAGGAGACATTTACCTATTTGACCACAATTCTTGAAAAAGAAGGCTTTACGATTCAGAAAGGCGTTGCCGGTATTCCGACAGCCTGGATTGCCACCTGGGGATCAGGAAAACCCGTTATCGCGGTTGGTTCCGATATTGACTGTATTCCCAAAGCCAGCCAGAAGCCCGGCGTAGCCTACAAAGATCCCATTGTTGAAGGCGCACCGGGTCATGGCGAAGGCCATAACTCAGGTCAGGCACTCAACATCGTGGCGGTGTTGGCGGTAAAGAAGCTGATGGAGCGGGAGAAAATTCCCGGTACGCTCATGCTCTGGCCGGGCGTTGCCGAAGAGCAACTGGCTACGAAAGCGTTTTACGTTCGGGATGGCTATTTCAAGAATGTGGATGCCTGCATTTTCACCCACGTTGCCAGTAACTTCGGTGTGGCCTGGGGAGACAATGGAACGACGGGGATGATTTCGGCGAAATTTAACTTCGAAGGTCAGGCGGCTCACGCAGCGGGTGCGCCCTGGCGCGGTCGGTCTGCGCTGGACGCCGTCGAGTTAATGAACGTTGGCTGGAACTATCGTCGTGAACACCTCGAATTGACTCAGCGCTCGCACTATGTCATTTCCGATGGGGGCGATCAGCCTAACGTTGTACCGTCTAAAGCGGCTGTATGGTATTACTTCCGCGAACGAACCTATCCCAAAATCAAAGCCTTGTTTGAGACCGGAAAGAAGATTGCGGAAGGGGCGGCTATGATGACCGATACCAAAGTTACCTATGAGATTCTGGGATCGGCCTGGCCAGTGCATACTAACCGGCCAATTGCAGCGGCTATGTATGAAAATATTAAGAAAGTGGGCTTGCCGACTTGGTCGGAAGAAGATCAATTACTGGCTAAAGCCACACAGCGCGAACTTCAGTCGCCCAGAACGAATGGTCTGGATACCAAAATAGATTCTGTTGGTTTGCCCGTTTCGTCAGCCCCGGTGGTGATGATGGGTGGACAGGCAATGACGCCATTGTCGGGTGGTTCGGATGATATTGCCGATATCTCCTGGTCGGTTCCAACGGTAGTTCTGGGTTATCCCAGCAATATTCCGGCCTTGCCCGGCCACCATTGGAGCGATGCTATTTCAATGGCCACACCTATTGCCCATAAAGGCGTTGTTGCTGGCGCTAAAGCCGAAGCGATGACCTTGTTGGATATGCTGTTGAAGCCTGAAATTATTAAAGATGCCTGGGCGTATTATACTGATGAACAGACGAAAGGCATCAAATATGAATCGTTAATCAGCTCCAAGGAGCAACCGGCCATTTACCTGAATAAGAAGATTATGACCGAGTTTAAGCCCAAGTTGGAGAAGTTTTATTATGATCCCAGTAAGTATAAAACGTACCTGGAACAGCTCGGTATTAAATACCCCACCCTACGCGACGATCAGCGGGCAGCTATTGCCAAAGCCGCTGAAAAAGAGAAGGAAATGAAAGGAAAATAA
- a CDS encoding NADP-dependent isocitrate dehydrogenase, whose protein sequence is MEKIKVANPVVELDGDEMTRIIWKFIKDKLILPYVDVDIKYYDLGIEYRDETNDQVTIDAANAIKEYGVGIKCATITPDEDRVKEFNLKQMWKSPNGTIRNILDGTVFREPIVMNNVPRLVTNWKYPIIVGRHAFGDQYRATDFLVPGKGKLTMKFEGEDGTVLEYDVFKFPGAGVAMGMYNLDESIRGFAKACFNMALQKNWPLYLSTKNTILKKYDGRFKDIFQEIYDAEFAGKVHYEHRLIDDMVASALKWEGNFVWACKNYDGDVQSDTVAQGFGSLGLMTSVLVTPDGDTMEAEAAHGTVTRHYREYQKGNKTSTNPIASIYAWTRGLAFRGKLDGNQALIDFANALEAVCVETVESGKMTKDLALSAYPAGTKLTAGEHYMNTEDFLDALDENLKAKLA, encoded by the coding sequence ATGGAAAAAATTAAGGTGGCAAATCCGGTTGTCGAACTGGATGGCGACGAAATGACCCGTATCATCTGGAAGTTCATTAAAGATAAGCTGATTCTGCCCTACGTCGACGTTGACATTAAATACTACGATCTAGGCATCGAGTACCGCGACGAAACCAACGATCAGGTAACGATTGATGCGGCCAATGCCATTAAAGAGTACGGTGTGGGTATCAAATGTGCCACCATCACTCCCGATGAAGACCGGGTTAAAGAGTTCAATCTGAAGCAGATGTGGAAGTCGCCGAACGGCACGATCCGCAATATTCTGGACGGTACCGTATTCCGCGAGCCGATTGTGATGAACAACGTGCCCCGTTTGGTTACCAACTGGAAATACCCCATTATCGTTGGTCGGCACGCGTTTGGTGATCAGTACCGGGCAACCGATTTCCTGGTACCAGGCAAGGGTAAACTGACTATGAAGTTCGAAGGCGAAGACGGAACTGTTCTGGAATATGACGTCTTCAAATTCCCAGGTGCCGGTGTAGCGATGGGTATGTATAACCTGGACGAATCGATCCGTGGTTTTGCAAAAGCCTGTTTCAACATGGCGTTGCAGAAAAACTGGCCGTTATATCTGTCGACCAAAAACACGATCCTAAAAAAATACGACGGTCGTTTCAAAGATATTTTCCAGGAAATCTACGACGCTGAATTCGCGGGCAAAGTTCATTACGAACACCGTTTGATCGACGACATGGTTGCTTCTGCGCTGAAATGGGAAGGGAACTTTGTGTGGGCCTGCAAAAACTACGATGGCGACGTTCAGTCGGATACCGTAGCGCAAGGCTTTGGCTCGCTGGGTCTGATGACATCGGTACTGGTTACGCCCGATGGCGATACAATGGAGGCAGAAGCCGCCCACGGTACCGTTACGCGTCACTACCGCGAATACCAGAAAGGGAACAAAACCTCAACCAACCCAATTGCTTCGATCTATGCCTGGACACGTGGTCTGGCTTTCCGGGGTAAACTGGATGGTAATCAGGCGTTGATCGACTTCGCTAATGCACTCGAAGCGGTTTGCGTTGAAACCGTTGAAAGCGGCAAAATGACGAAGGATTTGGCCTTATCAGCCTACCCAGCAGGTACCAAACTGACGGCTGGTGAGCATTACATGAACACCGAAGACTTCCTGGACGCGCTGGATGAGAATCTGAAAGCGAAACTAGCTTAA
- a CDS encoding Dabb family protein, with product MKHVLTLVALALLSVTTYAHTPAGDPPVKTMKSNSVQHIVLFKFKPETTAAKVNEIVAAFEALPSQIKEIKGFKWGTNNSPEKLNKGLTHAFILTFDNEKDRDAYLPHPAHKKFGTIVGPWLAEVTVVDFTDQAK from the coding sequence ATGAAACACGTTCTCACCCTTGTTGCATTAGCGCTGCTATCTGTCACAACATACGCTCACACGCCTGCTGGCGATCCACCTGTAAAAACAATGAAATCAAACTCTGTTCAGCACATTGTACTGTTTAAGTTCAAGCCCGAAACAACGGCTGCGAAAGTGAACGAAATCGTGGCTGCTTTTGAAGCGCTGCCATCGCAAATAAAGGAGATCAAAGGATTTAAGTGGGGCACGAATAACAGCCCTGAAAAACTGAATAAAGGCCTGACCCACGCGTTCATTCTAACCTTCGATAACGAGAAAGACCGGGATGCGTACCTGCCCCATCCAGCCCACAAAAAATTTGGCACCATCGTTGGCCCCTGGCTAGCCGAAGTAACCGTAGTCGACTTTACCGACCAGGCGAAATAA